In Haloarcula sp. H-GB4, a single genomic region encodes these proteins:
- the cbiG gene encoding cobalt-precorrin 5A hydrolase encodes MSTDTDDESGSHGCKAPDSDGEVADDLAIVAFGRKMDTAEDIVDGIGDRYESIDILEYHGDVFEEYWGEYDCFIGLMASGIAMRKTAHLLDDKWDDPAICVVDEELTWAIPITGGHHGANQVADDLASMGAVPAMTTASEAADKQGVEKQAKALDAHVVNGDSTVATNLAVLDDELGPIERLDGPKAVLVDDDVTVLKRNKDEGVVLGCGSVAGADVEQFHAAWEQALDEADLDRDDVEFIATGTRKADEEGMLAAAEEWGLGVIAFEKETLEEFEGPTPSRSKELIGWPGIAEASAIAAGSEHDLLAEKSRYAEAVTVAIGR; translated from the coding sequence ATGAGCACTGACACAGACGACGAGTCCGGTTCGCATGGTTGCAAAGCACCCGATTCAGACGGTGAAGTAGCCGACGACCTCGCCATCGTGGCCTTCGGGCGGAAGATGGACACGGCCGAGGACATCGTCGACGGCATTGGCGACCGTTACGAATCCATCGACATCCTCGAATACCACGGCGACGTGTTCGAGGAGTACTGGGGCGAGTACGACTGTTTCATCGGGCTGATGGCGAGCGGTATCGCGATGCGCAAGACCGCCCACCTGCTCGACGACAAGTGGGACGACCCAGCCATCTGTGTCGTCGACGAGGAACTCACGTGGGCCATCCCCATCACCGGCGGCCACCACGGTGCGAATCAGGTCGCCGACGACCTCGCAAGCATGGGCGCGGTGCCGGCGATGACGACCGCGAGCGAGGCCGCCGACAAGCAGGGCGTCGAGAAGCAAGCCAAGGCGCTGGACGCTCACGTCGTCAACGGCGACTCGACGGTCGCGACGAACCTCGCCGTGCTGGACGACGAACTCGGTCCTATCGAGCGCCTTGACGGACCAAAGGCCGTGCTGGTCGACGATGACGTGACGGTGCTCAAACGCAACAAAGACGAAGGCGTCGTGCTCGGGTGTGGCAGCGTCGCCGGAGCGGATGTCGAGCAGTTCCACGCGGCCTGGGAGCAGGCACTCGACGAGGCTGACCTCGACCGCGACGACGTGGAGTTCATCGCGACGGGTACCCGGAAGGCCGACGAGGAAGGGATGCTCGCCGCCGCCGAAGAGTGGGGACTGGGCGTCATCGCCTTCGAGAAGGAGACCTTGGAGGAGTTCGAGGGACCGACCCCCTCGCGGTCGAAGGAACTCATCGGCTGGCCGGGCATCGCCGAGGCGTCAGCTATCGCCGCCGGCAGCGAGCATGACCTGCTGGCTGAGAAGAGCCGCTACGCTGAGGCCGTGACCGTTGCTATCGGGCGCTAA
- a CDS encoding SDR family oxidoreductase produces MTTLLEDQVAVVTGGASGFGRAICRRYAEHGADVIVADRQQDPREGGEPTHELVEAETDRTAHFVECDVTNPDDLEVAVAAAEELGGIDIMVNNAGISEIADFYETTEEDYDRLMDVNTKGVFFGAQVATEAMRENGGGTVINMSSSGGIRGTGLLVNYCTSKGAVRLFTYALADRLSNYDIRVNAIHPGYSKTQMFEDERIDDTTKMMLKELIPSGRFGEPEEIADVATFLASDMASYVNGESVVVDGGLTNT; encoded by the coding sequence ATGACAACACTACTCGAAGACCAGGTGGCGGTCGTTACGGGCGGCGCAAGCGGGTTCGGCCGGGCCATCTGCCGGCGGTACGCGGAGCACGGCGCAGACGTTATTGTTGCGGACCGACAGCAGGACCCTCGCGAGGGCGGCGAACCGACCCACGAACTGGTCGAAGCCGAGACCGACCGGACGGCGCATTTCGTCGAGTGTGACGTAACCAACCCCGACGATCTGGAGGTGGCCGTCGCCGCGGCCGAGGAACTAGGCGGTATCGACATCATGGTCAACAATGCCGGCATTTCCGAGATAGCGGACTTCTACGAGACCACGGAGGAGGACTACGACCGTCTGATGGACGTGAACACCAAGGGCGTGTTTTTCGGTGCGCAGGTCGCGACTGAGGCGATGCGGGAGAACGGCGGCGGCACCGTCATCAATATGTCTAGCTCCGGCGGCATCCGCGGGACCGGCTTGTTGGTCAACTACTGCACTTCGAAAGGCGCAGTCCGCCTGTTCACTTACGCGCTTGCGGACCGCCTGAGCAACTACGATATCCGGGTCAACGCCATCCATCCGGGCTACAGCAAGACCCAGATGTTCGAGGACGAGCGCATTGACGACACGACCAAGATGATGCTGAAAGAACTCATTCCCTCGGGCCGCTTCGGCGAACCCGAGGAGATTGCCGACGTGGCGACGTTCCTCGCCAGCGATATGGCCTCCTACGTCAACGGTGAGAGCGTTGTAGTCGATGGGGGACTGACGAACACCTGA
- a CDS encoding precorrin-3B C(17)-methyltransferase produces the protein MSSDGRQSTAAAAEATRPADYGTLYVVGIGPGLPHDMTQRAKDVIQTADCIIASNLYQEFLRKDGTLPPQSAELDGETDDGEIAGEEGAVLERPDGSRQTLIRSSMGKQVELAREAFERVRAGEDIAHVSGGDPNVYGKSDLLFTMADADDADDVPIEIVPGVTAALSGAANLGAPLSNDFCTISLSDKWRGWDEIEEKLRAAAISGFVVVLYNCWRDYERAVDVLREERADDVPAAIVNDSGRGEAGRNLDDETETITTLGDLSEHDDKVGGMGSSIVVGTHETEVWRNDYQEFLVTPRGGRDVDDF, from the coding sequence ATGAGCAGCGACGGACGCCAGTCGACAGCGGCCGCGGCCGAGGCGACGCGTCCAGCCGACTACGGGACACTGTACGTGGTCGGCATCGGGCCGGGCCTCCCCCACGACATGACTCAGCGGGCAAAAGACGTCATCCAGACCGCTGATTGCATCATCGCCTCGAACCTCTATCAGGAGTTCCTCCGGAAGGACGGCACGCTCCCGCCTCAGTCGGCTGAACTCGACGGCGAAACCGATGACGGCGAAATCGCTGGCGAAGAAGGGGCCGTACTGGAGCGACCCGACGGCAGCCGGCAGACACTTATCCGGTCGTCGATGGGCAAGCAGGTCGAACTCGCCCGCGAGGCATTCGAGCGGGTTCGCGCCGGTGAGGACATCGCCCACGTCTCCGGCGGCGACCCGAACGTCTACGGGAAGTCCGACCTGTTGTTTACGATGGCCGACGCCGACGACGCCGACGATGTCCCCATCGAGATTGTTCCCGGCGTGACCGCGGCGCTGTCGGGGGCGGCGAACCTCGGCGCGCCGCTATCGAACGATTTCTGTACGATTTCGCTGTCGGACAAGTGGCGCGGCTGGGACGAAATCGAGGAGAAGCTCCGGGCGGCCGCAATCAGCGGCTTCGTCGTCGTCCTCTACAACTGCTGGCGCGACTATGAGCGGGCCGTCGATGTTCTCCGCGAAGAACGGGCCGACGACGTGCCCGCCGCTATCGTCAACGACTCCGGCCGCGGCGAGGCCGGGCGAAATCTCGACGACGAGACGGAGACCATCACCACGCTCGGCGACCTGTCCGAGCACGACGACAAGGTCGGCGGCATGGGCTCGTCCATCGTCGTCGGCACCCACGAGACCGAAGTCTGGCGCAACGACTACCAGGAGTTCCTCGTCACCCCGCGCGGCGGGCGTGACGTCGACGATTTCTAA
- the cobJ gene encoding precorrin-3B C(17)-methyltransferase, translating to MSTDNTTDASTETESKCGASEARSASETESKAETETDTASKCGASSASSSTETTPDTGDDSASKCGASSSSESSSSSSSSSCGASSSSESDEEEEVGATVDDFDAEPGQLIAVGLGPGQPEGMTARARSALLDAEHIVGYTTYVELLPDEITDGADDIYNTPMCGEVSRTEEAIDRALAGNDVAIIGSGDPNVYALAGLALEIIESKGATATMLDFDVVPGVPAAQSCAARVGAPLVNDTVSISLSDHLTDMPTIESRLHAVAKEGFTITIYNPWSRKRRDNYEKCCEILLEHRDPETPVGVVHAAGREDEQVEIMELGELPELGETDLVDMTTTLLVGNEDTYVWDDRMVTPRGYETKYDY from the coding sequence ATGAGTACTGACAACACCACTGACGCAAGTACCGAGACAGAATCGAAGTGCGGCGCAAGCGAGGCGCGTAGCGCCTCGGAGACAGAGAGCAAGGCGGAGACAGAGACCGATACCGCCTCCAAGTGCGGCGCAAGCTCGGCGAGTTCATCGACGGAGACAACGCCGGACACAGGCGACGACAGCGCCTCGAAGTGTGGCGCGTCATCATCGTCCGAATCGTCGTCCTCGTCCAGCAGTAGTTCCTGCGGCGCGTCCTCGTCCAGTGAGTCGGACGAAGAGGAAGAAGTCGGTGCGACCGTTGACGACTTCGACGCGGAACCGGGCCAGCTCATCGCTGTCGGCCTCGGTCCTGGGCAGCCGGAAGGGATGACCGCCCGCGCCCGCTCCGCGCTACTGGACGCCGAACACATCGTGGGCTACACGACCTACGTCGAACTGCTCCCCGACGAAATCACCGACGGAGCCGACGACATCTACAACACGCCGATGTGCGGCGAGGTGTCCCGGACCGAGGAAGCCATCGACCGTGCGCTTGCGGGCAACGACGTGGCCATCATCGGCAGCGGCGACCCGAACGTGTACGCGCTGGCCGGCCTCGCACTGGAGATCATCGAATCCAAGGGCGCGACGGCGACGATGCTCGACTTCGACGTGGTTCCGGGCGTCCCGGCCGCCCAGTCCTGTGCGGCCCGCGTCGGCGCGCCGCTGGTCAACGACACCGTCTCCATCTCGCTGTCGGACCACCTCACCGATATGCCGACCATCGAGTCGCGACTCCACGCCGTCGCCAAGGAGGGCTTCACCATCACCATCTACAACCCGTGGAGCCGCAAGCGCCGGGACAACTACGAGAAGTGCTGTGAGATCCTGCTGGAACACCGTGACCCCGAGACGCCGGTCGGTGTTGTCCACGCCGCCGGCCGCGAGGACGAACAAGTCGAAATCATGGAACTCGGCGAACTGCCCGAACTCGGGGAAACCGACCTCGTCGACATGACCACCACACTGCTCGTGGGCAACGAGGACACCTACGTCTGGGACGACCGGATGGTGACCCCGCGGGGCTACGAGACTAAGTACGACTACTAA
- a CDS encoding ferredoxin yields the protein MYRITIDRDACDGVFACLVRDDRFVEDSEGLAAIETDDQAAIEATFDDDRRDDAEQAAAACPLDAIHVESVEEDAGAVDVPATDREEVQP from the coding sequence ATGTACCGAATCACTATCGACCGCGACGCCTGCGACGGGGTCTTCGCCTGCCTCGTCCGCGATGACCGCTTCGTTGAGGACAGCGAGGGCCTGGCGGCCATCGAGACGGACGATCAGGCGGCGATCGAAGCCACCTTCGACGACGACCGGCGGGACGACGCCGAGCAGGCCGCCGCGGCCTGTCCGCTGGACGCGATTCACGTGGAATCTGTCGAGGAGGACGCTGGAGCCGTTGACGTACCGGCCACCGACCGCGAGGAGGTCCAGCCATGA
- a CDS encoding cobalamin biosynthesis protein, with the protein MSVETGAPNDMLAAHPETAYFWGRVAGDGECEDGCITVRTNDETAARRLASIAGAERADRRIVERAYAHDTSITRQEEEFTVQVVGGLADRASAALGLPFDGDSGGYRFDALADYDRPLLRGLLEGCGTVCFKSDDEAVGISFVHEDERLLRTIQTLLDRCPVDAPYDDLSETSSGYWFGVDDDAAPALGDWLYEGSEETGLFAPSRRRKLRKSIERVR; encoded by the coding sequence ATGAGCGTCGAAACCGGTGCACCGAACGATATGCTCGCAGCGCACCCCGAAACGGCGTACTTCTGGGGCCGGGTTGCCGGCGACGGCGAGTGTGAGGACGGCTGTATCACTGTTCGGACGAACGACGAGACGGCCGCCCGGCGGCTTGCCTCCATCGCCGGTGCGGAGCGGGCCGACCGCCGCATTGTCGAGCGTGCGTATGCCCACGACACTTCGATTACCCGGCAGGAGGAGGAGTTCACGGTGCAGGTCGTCGGCGGGCTCGCCGACCGCGCCAGCGCCGCACTTGGGCTCCCGTTTGACGGCGATTCGGGCGGCTACCGCTTCGACGCGCTGGCTGACTACGACCGCCCGCTCCTCCGCGGCCTGCTTGAAGGCTGTGGCACGGTGTGTTTCAAGTCCGATGACGAGGCGGTCGGTATCTCCTTTGTCCATGAGGACGAACGACTCCTCCGGACGATCCAGACGCTGCTCGACCGCTGTCCGGTGGATGCGCCGTATGACGACCTCTCGGAGACGTCGTCGGGCTACTGGTTCGGCGTGGACGACGATGCGGCACCTGCTCTCGGTGACTGGCTGTACGAGGGCAGCGAGGAGACGGGGCTGTTTGCACCGAGTCGGCGGCGCAAGCTCCGGAAAAGCATCGAACGAGTCCGATGA
- a CDS encoding CbiX/SirB N-terminal domain-containing protein has protein sequence MSEAISAPETLDDEAVLLAGHGSRREKSNEQVRDLAVELEGRLGIPVDAAFLELAEPAIDEAIAGLARAVSEVSVVHLSLFAASHVKNDVPLAVEQAREAHPELTINNGAHLGVHPALLDLLDDRAAAVEAELGVDREEDDVAAVVCARGSSDPDANADVHKLARLLYEGREFSRVEASFIGVTEPLLDDTLHDIAKTRPDAVVVIPYMLGDGVLTGRIKDGAREFDEEYPYVDAAPGEPLGTDTRLLDVLGDRWQEARTGSVEMSCDTCKYKVELDGYEEDQGGARAMLRALTHQAEHADRENVDDDPHVHDAPEKHVAVCTNQTCAQDGAPAVLERLRQAARDSDQCDARITRSSCLGRCGEGPMVAVYPDGVWYGGVEDEDAAEIVSSHLDRDRIVSELVDQTL, from the coding sequence ATGAGCGAAGCTATCTCCGCACCCGAGACGCTGGACGACGAAGCAGTGCTGCTTGCTGGTCATGGTTCCCGGCGCGAGAAGTCGAACGAACAGGTCCGCGACCTTGCGGTCGAACTGGAGGGCCGACTCGGCATCCCGGTCGACGCGGCCTTTCTCGAACTGGCCGAACCGGCCATCGACGAGGCCATCGCGGGGCTGGCCAGAGCCGTCTCGGAGGTGTCGGTGGTCCACCTCTCCCTGTTTGCCGCCAGTCACGTGAAAAACGACGTGCCGCTGGCCGTCGAACAGGCACGTGAGGCCCACCCTGAACTGACCATCAACAACGGCGCACATCTCGGTGTCCACCCGGCCCTGCTGGACCTGCTGGATGACCGCGCGGCGGCCGTTGAGGCCGAACTCGGCGTCGACCGCGAGGAAGACGACGTGGCCGCCGTCGTCTGCGCCCGTGGCTCCAGCGACCCAGACGCCAACGCCGACGTACACAAGCTCGCCCGGCTGCTGTACGAGGGCCGCGAGTTCTCGCGGGTCGAGGCGTCGTTCATCGGCGTTACCGAGCCGTTGCTCGATGACACGCTACACGACATCGCCAAGACACGGCCCGACGCGGTCGTCGTCATCCCGTACATGCTCGGTGACGGCGTGCTGACCGGCCGCATCAAGGACGGCGCACGCGAGTTCGACGAGGAGTACCCCTACGTCGACGCCGCACCGGGCGAACCGCTCGGAACGGATACCCGCTTGCTGGATGTGCTGGGTGACCGCTGGCAGGAAGCAAGAACGGGGAGCGTCGAGATGTCCTGTGACACCTGCAAGTACAAGGTGGAACTCGACGGCTACGAGGAGGATCAGGGCGGCGCTCGCGCGATGCTCCGGGCGCTGACCCATCAGGCCGAACACGCCGACCGCGAGAACGTCGACGATGACCCTCACGTCCACGACGCCCCGGAGAAACACGTCGCCGTCTGTACGAACCAGACCTGCGCTCAGGACGGCGCGCCGGCAGTCCTCGAACGGCTGCGCCAGGCCGCCCGCGACAGCGACCAGTGCGACGCCCGCATCACGCGGTCGTCGTGTCTCGGTCGCTGTGGCGAGGGGCCGATGGTCGCCGTCTACCCCGACGGCGTCTGGTACGGCGGCGTCGAAGACGAGGACGCCGCCGAGATTGTCTCCTCACATCTGGACCGCGACCGCATTGTAAGCGAACTCGTCGACCAGACGCTTTGA
- a CDS encoding DUF3209 family protein, whose amino-acid sequence MSCYEIEALRLGLMNVLGTEDDHARQHAEQELEGHMTGPIKALAGAKTLAAIERHLDAALVDLEEEIAATPEDDPEYDYLRGRLVAVRDAERAVSRITMQGEDVLAGLGEAHDVLHEAFPIDE is encoded by the coding sequence ATGAGCTGCTACGAAATCGAGGCCCTCCGACTGGGTCTCATGAACGTTCTCGGCACCGAAGACGACCACGCGCGCCAGCACGCGGAACAGGAGCTGGAGGGCCACATGACCGGCCCGATAAAGGCCCTTGCGGGCGCGAAGACGCTCGCCGCTATCGAGCGCCACCTCGACGCCGCGCTCGTGGATCTCGAAGAAGAGATCGCCGCAACCCCCGAAGACGACCCCGAGTACGACTACCTCCGGGGCCGACTCGTCGCTGTCCGCGACGCTGAGCGGGCGGTGTCGCGCATCACCATGCAGGGCGAGGATGTCCTCGCTGGGCTCGGTGAGGCCCACGACGTGCTTCACGAGGCTTTCCCGATCGATGAGTAG
- a CDS encoding PQQ-binding-like beta-propeller repeat protein produces the protein MSSQRAPTADLGDVAPARSRHQGRRSAVTLTNGLAVVGTADGGLQVFDVSADSSPPHRRWQYDTDGEPSVVAAVPFDDGVVVGERSVRGEIRCHDADGDLRWQYETRTDLGDPQQDTRFLLPFVASLATDGDRLYAAARRYERRTDDDGNDLRHFESLVYAFAPDGTVDWTYQTDGSPISIDADGNRVAVAYNRCPGDHQHGLVVLDADDGDPRWMWDPGTDGQRRVGDVALLADGAVVSSHGDYRGYRLDSGGRECWRVPLATPTDVAGDTVYAYPNHVHATDDGAVFVTGNTYPEDGRETDARHPDEHTAVGVSPDGDRRWDAPVGGFASGLGTDGSLLAVPGAQNFRDRDADDHALRLFDVVDGPVDTLDTDGVVTAAAVSNGTAVAVEEPVVYHDEGHERGAYRLHRIETSVADAST, from the coding sequence ATGAGTAGCCAGCGCGCCCCGACTGCAGATCTCGGGGACGTAGCACCGGCCCGTTCGCGCCATCAGGGCCGCCGCTCGGCGGTCACGCTGACCAATGGCCTCGCAGTCGTCGGCACCGCCGACGGGGGCCTGCAGGTGTTCGACGTGTCGGCAGACTCCAGCCCGCCACACCGGCGCTGGCAGTACGATACGGATGGCGAACCAAGCGTCGTCGCGGCGGTACCCTTCGACGACGGCGTCGTCGTTGGCGAACGCAGCGTCCGCGGCGAGATCCGCTGTCACGATGCCGATGGCGACCTGCGATGGCAGTACGAAACCCGGACAGACCTGGGTGACCCACAGCAGGACACACGGTTTCTGCTTCCCTTCGTCGCCAGCCTCGCCACTGACGGTGACCGTCTCTACGCCGCTGCCAGACGGTACGAACGCCGAACCGACGATGACGGGAATGATCTCCGCCACTTCGAGAGCCTCGTCTATGCCTTTGCACCCGACGGCACTGTCGACTGGACCTACCAGACCGACGGTTCCCCCATCTCGATCGACGCCGACGGGAACCGCGTTGCTGTCGCGTACAACCGATGTCCCGGCGACCACCAGCACGGCCTCGTCGTTCTTGACGCCGACGACGGCGACCCGCGCTGGATGTGGGACCCCGGGACCGACGGCCAGCGCCGCGTCGGCGACGTTGCGCTGCTGGCTGACGGCGCTGTCGTCTCCAGTCACGGCGATTACCGCGGCTACCGGCTCGACAGCGGCGGCCGAGAGTGCTGGCGTGTTCCACTGGCGACGCCGACCGACGTGGCCGGTGACACCGTCTACGCGTACCCGAACCACGTCCACGCGACGGACGACGGCGCGGTGTTCGTCACCGGCAACACGTATCCAGAGGACGGTCGTGAGACCGACGCCCGTCACCCGGACGAGCACACCGCCGTTGGTGTCTCACCGGACGGTGACCGCCGCTGGGACGCGCCCGTGGGCGGCTTCGCCAGCGGGCTGGGCACCGACGGCTCGTTGCTGGCTGTTCCCGGCGCGCAGAACTTCCGGGACCGCGATGCCGACGACCACGCGCTTCGACTGTTCGATGTCGTTGACGGTCCCGTCGACACGTTGGATACGGATGGCGTCGTGACGGCGGCCGCAGTCTCTAACGGGACCGCTGTTGCTGTCGAGGAACCGGTCGTCTACCACGATGAGGGTCATGAGCGTGGTGCGTACCGGTTGCATCGAATCGAGACATCCGTCGCTGATGCGTCGACGTAG
- a CDS encoding Rnase Y domain-containing protein produces the protein MADNTDPDHEEAQPAADAKADDDSTVDDRPTEREREFAQMQRRLNEREMGLDQRSAELDRREEKIDTHEAELDRREAELDEREYRLDEREATLNDRETDLDEREAELTEYDAQLSERATELDEHEETLNTYLSGQMADVEASITETMHDALDRYEADRSAGRFGPTGTMLVGLAGVALVVAGIGFGALASAGTAPFSVGGTTANLVLAAVIGIVGLALNLGTVAGKI, from the coding sequence ATGGCCGATAATACAGACCCGGATCACGAGGAGGCACAGCCGGCAGCGGACGCCAAAGCTGACGACGACAGCACCGTCGACGACCGCCCAACCGAGCGCGAACGAGAGTTCGCGCAGATGCAGCGACGGCTCAACGAGCGGGAGATGGGCCTTGACCAGCGGAGCGCGGAACTCGACCGGCGCGAAGAGAAGATTGATACCCATGAGGCGGAGCTGGACCGACGAGAGGCGGAACTGGACGAGCGGGAGTACCGGCTCGATGAACGCGAAGCCACTCTCAACGACCGCGAGACCGACCTCGACGAGCGCGAGGCTGAACTGACGGAGTACGATGCGCAGTTGTCCGAACGTGCCACGGAACTCGACGAGCACGAGGAGACGCTAAACACCTACCTTTCGGGGCAGATGGCGGATGTGGAAGCGTCGATTACGGAGACGATGCACGATGCACTGGACCGGTACGAGGCGGACCGGTCAGCTGGTCGGTTCGGCCCGACCGGCACGATGCTCGTCGGGCTAGCCGGCGTGGCGCTCGTCGTCGCCGGCATCGGGTTCGGCGCGCTGGCATCGGCCGGCACGGCCCCGTTCAGCGTCGGCGGGACGACAGCGAACCTCGTTCTCGCCGCTGTTATCGGTATTGTTGGGCTGGCGCTGAATCTCGGAACAGTTGCCGGAAAAATCTGA
- a CDS encoding CbtA family protein, with amino-acid sequence MATDYLERGAMAGVAGGLVYGLFVATVGNAFTAGLETFEHSHGGGGPVVSELTTTVASIGGGVLWGLLFGVAAFGMAYFFLEPAIPGSGATKRLALAGAGFLTVSGAPWLVLPPQPPGVEQALGTETRLAWYAGLMALGALVAVLAGLAYQRTARHHTAVRLGAMALPLALLAVPVALAPANPVHGDVPAALVAAYRWTVVFGQLVLWATIAGVHSWLGENDTAAVDDLDYSATAD; translated from the coding sequence ATGGCGACTGACTACCTCGAACGCGGCGCGATGGCCGGCGTGGCAGGTGGGCTGGTCTACGGCCTGTTCGTCGCAACGGTCGGGAACGCCTTCACCGCCGGGCTGGAGACGTTCGAACACAGCCACGGCGGGGGCGGCCCCGTCGTCTCCGAACTCACGACGACCGTCGCGAGCATCGGCGGCGGCGTCCTCTGGGGCCTGCTGTTCGGCGTTGCAGCCTTCGGAATGGCGTACTTCTTCCTCGAACCCGCGATCCCCGGTTCGGGGGCGACAAAGCGACTGGCGCTTGCGGGAGCCGGCTTTCTCACCGTCTCCGGCGCGCCGTGGCTCGTCTTGCCGCCACAGCCACCGGGCGTCGAACAGGCGCTCGGGACAGAGACACGCCTCGCCTGGTACGCCGGCCTGATGGCACTGGGTGCGCTGGTCGCAGTGCTCGCCGGACTCGCGTATCAGCGGACGGCGCGCCACCATACCGCCGTTCGATTGGGAGCCATGGCGCTGCCGCTCGCACTGCTCGCGGTTCCAGTCGCGCTCGCACCGGCAAACCCGGTCCATGGTGACGTACCTGCCGCGCTCGTCGCGGCCTACCGCTGGACAGTCGTGTTCGGTCAGCTAGTGCTGTGGGCCACCATCGCTGGTGTGCACTCCTGGCTCGGCGAGAACGACACCGCCGCTGTGGACGACCTAGACTATTCCGCGACGGCAGACTGA
- a CDS encoding CbtB domain-containing protein: MQDDTDTKHATDSVYDRIERAKASLTGPQIAIAVALVAALGFTLLFVQDPMLHDSLHNFRHSAGITCH, from the coding sequence ATGCAGGATGACACTGATACCAAACACGCAACGGATAGCGTGTACGACCGTATCGAACGCGCAAAGGCGTCACTGACTGGCCCACAGATCGCCATCGCCGTCGCGCTGGTGGCGGCGCTCGGCTTCACGCTGCTGTTCGTGCAAGACCCAATGTTGCACGACTCACTACACAACTTCCGACACAGCGCCGGCATCACCTGCCACTGA